From Streptomyces sp. NBC_00683, one genomic window encodes:
- a CDS encoding helix-turn-helix domain-containing protein — MDDKEALRVGAAVRRRRRTLGLTLAAVAGRSGLSVPFLSQIENERARPSARSLDRVAEALETTTERLRAAADSARSVDVVRAGDDDGVRRLVRGRHQLSVLEFVGEQDLGREFQHRNDEVMYVVEGAAEVEAEGQAYRLGRGDTLFLSGGVRHRWRATVPGTRLLVVAVAEHIDATYDSRR, encoded by the coding sequence ATGGACGACAAGGAAGCCCTTCGAGTGGGTGCCGCGGTTCGCCGACGGCGCAGGACCCTGGGTCTCACGCTGGCCGCGGTGGCCGGGCGCAGCGGCCTGTCCGTGCCGTTCCTCAGCCAGATCGAGAACGAGCGGGCCAGACCCAGCGCCCGTTCCCTGGACCGGGTGGCCGAAGCGCTGGAGACCACGACCGAGCGGCTGCGGGCCGCGGCGGACTCGGCGCGTTCCGTGGACGTCGTGCGGGCGGGTGACGACGACGGCGTACGCAGACTGGTGCGCGGACGACACCAGCTCAGCGTCCTGGAGTTCGTCGGCGAGCAGGACCTCGGACGCGAGTTCCAGCACCGCAACGACGAGGTGATGTACGTCGTGGAGGGCGCCGCCGAGGTCGAGGCGGAGGGCCAGGCCTACCGGCTGGGCCGTGGCGACACCCTCTTCCTCTCCGGCGGGGTCCGGCACCGGTGGCGCGCGACGGTTCCCGGCACCCGGCTGCTCGTCGTCGCGGTTGCCGAGCACATCGACGCGACGTACGACTCGCGTCGCTGA
- a CDS encoding helical backbone metal receptor: MRVVSLVPSLTEAVAVTAPGLLVGATDWCTHPPELTAARIGGTKNPDVAAVVALRPDLVVANEEENREADLAALREAGLNVLVTEVRTLGQAFTELDRVLVTGCGLSRPRWLDEAEAAWAALPPPATPRPAVVPVWRRPWMVLGRDTFAGDLLARFGVRNVYADHAERYPRIPVAELNAAGAELVVLPDEPYRFTATDGPEAFPGLPAALVDGRHLTWYGPSLTEAAAALRAALR; the protein is encoded by the coding sequence GTGCGCGTCGTGTCCCTGGTTCCCTCACTGACCGAAGCGGTGGCCGTCACCGCCCCCGGCCTGCTGGTCGGAGCCACCGACTGGTGCACCCACCCGCCGGAGCTCACCGCCGCCCGGATCGGCGGTACGAAGAATCCCGACGTGGCGGCCGTCGTGGCACTGCGCCCCGACCTCGTCGTCGCCAACGAGGAGGAGAACCGGGAAGCCGACCTCGCCGCCCTGCGGGAGGCCGGGCTGAACGTCCTGGTCACCGAGGTCCGCACCCTCGGCCAGGCCTTCACCGAACTGGACCGGGTCCTGGTCACCGGATGCGGCCTGAGCCGGCCGCGCTGGCTGGACGAGGCCGAGGCCGCCTGGGCGGCGCTGCCGCCTCCCGCGACCCCGCGACCCGCGGTCGTCCCGGTCTGGCGCAGGCCCTGGATGGTGCTGGGCCGCGACACGTTCGCCGGCGACCTGCTGGCACGGTTCGGCGTTCGCAATGTGTACGCGGACCACGCGGAGCGCTATCCCCGTATCCCGGTGGCCGAGCTGAACGCGGCAGGCGCCGAGCTGGTCGTCCTGCCCGACGAGCCGTACCGCTTCACCGCCACCGACGGCCCCGAGGCCTTTCCCGGACTGCCTGCCGCGCTCGTCGACGGCCGCCACCTCACGTGGTACGGGCCGTCGCTGACCGAAGCGGCTGCGGCGCTGCGAGCAGCCCTCCGCTGA
- a CDS encoding TDT family transporter produces MAIFPQIQSRVLAPAPAPAPLRLPSLRYIGPNWYATVMGTAIVATAGAGLPVHVPGLRGVCLAVWAVSAVLLVVVLAARAGHWVLHRDQARAHLLDPAVAPFYGCLSMALLAVGAGTLLVGRDVIGHSAAVAVDAVLFTLGTVTGLAAAVAIPYLMVVRHRPAPGTASPVWLLPLVAPMVSAAVGPLLVPELPAGQWREALLLACYAMFGLSLLATLVILPLVFGRLVHQGPLPLALTPTLFLVLGPLGQSTTAVNQLADVAPGAIGAPYASAFGAFAVLYGVPVMGFALLWLGLSVAMVVRAARRGMRFTMTWWGFTFPVGTCVTGAAGLARHTGLTAFVWLAVALYVLLVAAWAVAGVRTLRGVVSGGLLAAPQPLRSATARTT; encoded by the coding sequence ATGGCCATCTTTCCGCAGATCCAGTCCCGGGTGCTCGCCCCCGCCCCCGCTCCCGCCCCTCTCCGGCTCCCGTCCCTGCGGTACATCGGCCCCAACTGGTACGCGACGGTCATGGGCACCGCGATCGTCGCCACGGCAGGGGCGGGGCTGCCCGTTCACGTGCCGGGGCTGCGCGGTGTCTGCCTCGCGGTCTGGGCCGTGTCCGCGGTGCTGCTCGTCGTGGTCCTCGCGGCCCGCGCCGGGCACTGGGTCCTGCACCGGGACCAGGCCCGTGCCCACCTCCTGGATCCTGCCGTGGCCCCGTTCTACGGCTGCCTCTCCATGGCGCTGCTCGCGGTCGGCGCGGGCACCCTGCTGGTCGGCCGGGACGTCATCGGGCATTCCGCCGCGGTCGCCGTGGACGCGGTGCTGTTCACGCTGGGCACGGTGACCGGCCTCGCCGCGGCGGTCGCGATCCCGTACCTCATGGTCGTACGGCACCGTCCGGCACCCGGCACCGCGTCGCCGGTCTGGCTGCTCCCCCTCGTGGCGCCGATGGTCTCCGCCGCCGTCGGTCCGCTGCTCGTGCCGGAACTGCCCGCGGGCCAGTGGCGCGAGGCGCTGCTGCTCGCCTGCTACGCGATGTTCGGGCTGTCGCTGCTGGCGACCCTGGTGATCCTTCCGCTGGTCTTCGGCCGGCTGGTGCACCAGGGCCCGTTGCCGCTCGCGCTGACACCGACCCTCTTCCTGGTGCTCGGCCCGCTGGGCCAGTCGACGACCGCGGTCAATCAGCTGGCCGATGTGGCACCGGGTGCGATCGGGGCGCCGTACGCCTCGGCGTTCGGCGCGTTCGCCGTGCTGTACGGGGTACCGGTGATGGGGTTCGCGCTGCTGTGGCTGGGACTGTCCGTGGCGATGGTGGTGCGGGCCGCGCGGCGCGGTATGCGGTTCACGATGACGTGGTGGGGCTTCACGTTCCCCGTCGGTACGTGTGTCACGGGCGCGGCGGGACTGGCCAGGCACACCGGGCTCACCGCCTTCGTCTGGCTGGCCGTAGCGCTCTACGTGCTGCTGGTGGCCGCCTGGGCGGTGGCGGGCGTACGGACGCTGCGGGGAGTGGTCAGCGGAGGGCTGCTCGCAGCGCCGCAGCCGCTTCGGTCAGCGACGGCCCGTACCACGTGA
- a CDS encoding LysR family transcriptional regulator: MSSAPPPAPGDEHGPLSHRVPDLGAMVLLLAVARHGSLGRAARDVGITQPAASSRIRSMERQLGVALLDRSPRGSKLTDAGALVTDWARRVVEAAEAFDAGAQALRDRRDSRLRVAASMTIAEYLLPGWLIALRAARPGTAVSLTAGNSAVVALRLLAGEADLGFVEGLSVPEGLDGTVIAHDRLVVVVAPTHPWARRRSQLTPQELAATPLILREHGSGTRQVLDAALAVHGGLARPLLELSSTTAVKGAAESGAGPCVLSELALGEELSARRLVKVPVAGVRLRRQLRAVWPAGHRPTGPARDLLSLTADGA; encoded by the coding sequence ATGTCCAGTGCCCCGCCTCCCGCCCCCGGTGACGAACACGGCCCCCTGTCCCACCGGGTGCCCGATCTCGGGGCGATGGTGCTGCTCCTGGCCGTCGCCCGGCACGGCAGCCTGGGCCGCGCCGCGCGGGACGTCGGCATCACCCAGCCCGCTGCCTCCAGCCGCATCCGGTCGATGGAGCGGCAGCTCGGCGTCGCGCTCCTGGACCGTTCGCCACGCGGCTCCAAGCTGACCGACGCGGGCGCCCTCGTCACCGACTGGGCGCGCAGGGTCGTCGAGGCCGCCGAGGCATTCGACGCGGGGGCGCAGGCGCTGCGGGACCGGCGCGACTCCCGGCTGCGGGTCGCCGCGAGCATGACCATCGCGGAGTACCTGCTGCCGGGCTGGCTGATCGCGCTGCGCGCCGCACGCCCCGGAACCGCCGTGTCCCTGACCGCGGGCAATTCGGCCGTGGTCGCCCTGCGGCTGCTCGCCGGTGAGGCCGACCTCGGCTTCGTCGAGGGGCTGTCGGTGCCGGAGGGGCTCGACGGCACGGTCATCGCGCACGACCGCCTCGTCGTCGTCGTCGCGCCCACGCACCCGTGGGCCCGCCGCCGCAGTCAGCTGACCCCGCAGGAGCTGGCGGCGACACCCCTGATCCTGCGGGAGCACGGCTCGGGCACCCGGCAGGTCCTGGACGCCGCCCTCGCCGTGCACGGCGGACTCGCGCGGCCGCTGCTGGAGCTCTCCTCGACCACCGCGGTGAAGGGGGCGGCGGAGAGCGGGGCCGGTCCCTGCGTGCTGAGCGAACTGGCTCTCGGCGAGGAGCTGTCGGCCCGGCGCCTGGTCAAGGTCCCCGTGGCGGGTGTCCGGCTCAGACGTCAGCTGCGGGCGGTCTGGCCCGCGGGCCACCGCCCCACGGGCCCCGCCCGCGACCTGCTCTCACTGACGGCCGACGGGGCGTAG
- a CDS encoding gamma-glutamyl-gamma-aminobutyrate hydrolase family protein translates to MHEPLIGVTTYLEPAARWGVWELPAAVLPSAYPRLVQRSGGLAALLPPDAPERASAVVARLDGLVIAGGADIDPGLYGAERDFRTGPPAHERDAWELALLRAAMEAGTPVLGICRGMQLLNVALGGTLSQHLDGHTGPFGKAGVLGEHAVSPVPGTLYASLVPEEASVPTYHHQAVDRLAPGLVVSAHAADGTVEAVELPGPQWVLGVQWHPEMGEDLRIMRALVTAALARTSTSAV, encoded by the coding sequence ATGCACGAACCGCTCATCGGCGTCACCACCTACCTGGAGCCGGCGGCTCGCTGGGGTGTCTGGGAGCTCCCCGCAGCGGTGCTCCCCTCGGCGTACCCCCGACTGGTCCAGCGGTCCGGCGGCCTGGCGGCCCTGTTGCCGCCGGACGCCCCGGAGCGCGCCTCGGCCGTCGTGGCCAGGCTCGACGGGCTCGTGATCGCGGGCGGCGCGGACATCGACCCCGGACTGTACGGCGCGGAGCGCGACTTCAGGACCGGGCCGCCCGCGCACGAACGCGACGCCTGGGAGCTTGCGCTGCTCCGCGCGGCGATGGAGGCCGGCACCCCGGTGCTCGGTATCTGCCGCGGCATGCAGCTGCTCAACGTGGCGCTGGGCGGCACACTGAGCCAGCATCTGGACGGGCACACCGGTCCGTTCGGCAAGGCGGGGGTCCTCGGTGAGCACGCGGTGTCGCCTGTGCCGGGGACTCTGTACGCCTCGCTCGTGCCCGAGGAGGCGTCCGTACCCACGTACCACCACCAGGCCGTGGACCGGCTCGCTCCGGGTCTCGTGGTGTCCGCGCACGCGGCGGACGGCACGGTCGAGGCGGTCGAGCTGCCCGGTCCGCAGTGGGTGCTCGGGGTGCAGTGGCACCCCGAGATGGGCGAGGACCTCCGGATCATGCGGGCCCTGGTCACGGCGGCCCTGGCACGGACGAGCACGTCCGCCGTCTGA
- a CDS encoding FadR/GntR family transcriptional regulator, giving the protein MAQETGETGPFDRLLPVLRPVRAGNGFEEALEQVLQVVRLGLVPSGGRLPAERDLAELLGISRVTLREVLKVLQDQGLVEARRGRYGGTFVLPRAGGAGGGELRRRVEGVDIEDVLRFREVLDAGAAGLCAAHGLDDEGVDRLRRALIATHEAPLPDYRRLDTLFHLTLAELSGSPSLTAQYAAVRATVNDLLDCIPLLVRNLEHSQHQHTVLVDAVLDGDEEAARAVMREHCAGTAALLRGFLA; this is encoded by the coding sequence GTGGCGCAGGAGACCGGGGAGACCGGGCCCTTCGACCGGCTGCTGCCCGTACTGAGGCCGGTGCGCGCGGGCAACGGCTTCGAGGAGGCGCTGGAGCAGGTCCTCCAGGTGGTCCGGCTCGGTCTGGTGCCCAGCGGCGGGCGGCTGCCCGCCGAGCGGGATCTGGCGGAGCTGCTGGGGATCAGCCGCGTCACACTGCGCGAGGTCCTGAAGGTGCTCCAGGACCAGGGGCTGGTCGAGGCCAGGAGGGGCAGGTACGGCGGTACGTTCGTCCTCCCCCGCGCCGGCGGGGCCGGCGGCGGCGAGCTGCGCCGCCGGGTGGAGGGGGTCGACATCGAGGACGTCCTGCGCTTCCGCGAGGTGCTGGATGCCGGGGCGGCCGGGCTGTGCGCGGCACACGGCCTCGACGACGAGGGCGTGGACCGGCTGCGCAGGGCACTGATCGCGACACACGAAGCACCCCTGCCCGACTACCGCAGGCTCGACACCCTGTTTCACCTGACGCTGGCCGAGCTCTCCGGCTCCCCCTCGCTCACCGCCCAGTACGCCGCCGTCCGTGCGACCGTGAACGACCTGCTGGACTGCATACCCCTGCTGGTGCGGAACCTCGAGCATTCGCAGCACCAGCACACGGTGCTCGTCGACGCGGTGCTCGACGGCGACGAGGAGGCCGCGCGCGCGGTGATGCGCGAGCACTGCGCCGGAACGGCGGCGCTGCTCCGCGGTTTCCTGGCTTGA
- a CDS encoding glutamine synthetase family protein, translating to MADRTPPLRPEELRLLVASGEIDTVVLAFPDMQGRLQGKRFASSFFVDEVLEHGTEGCNYLLAVDTDMNTVDGFAMSSWANGYGDFAMHPDLTTLRRVPWHEGTAMVLADLAWEDGSPVVAAPRQILRRQLERLAAHGLTAHVGTELEFIVFKDTYEQAWDRNYRDLTPANQYNIDYSVLGTGRIEPLLRRIRNEMAAAGLTVESAKGECNPGQHEIVFRYDEALVTCDQHAVYKTGSKEIAAQEGVALTFMAKFNEREGNSCHIHLSLRDEGGHSVMAGEDGTMSAVMRHFLAGQLAALRDFSLLYAPNINSYKRFQPGSFAPTAVAWGHDNRTCALRVVGHGRSMRFENRLPGGDVNPYLAVAGLVAAGLHGIEHALELPEACEGNAYTAGYDQVPTTLREAAALWEDSDVAREAFGEEIVAHYRNMARVELEAFDAAVTDWELRRSFERL from the coding sequence GTGGCAGACCGAACACCCCCGCTCCGGCCCGAGGAGCTGCGTCTGCTCGTCGCGAGCGGCGAGATCGACACCGTCGTCCTTGCCTTCCCCGACATGCAGGGCCGGCTGCAGGGCAAACGGTTCGCGTCGTCCTTCTTCGTCGACGAGGTGCTGGAACACGGCACGGAGGGCTGCAACTACCTGCTCGCCGTCGACACGGACATGAACACCGTCGACGGATTCGCGATGTCCTCCTGGGCCAACGGCTACGGCGACTTCGCGATGCACCCCGACCTGACCACCCTGCGCAGGGTGCCCTGGCACGAGGGCACGGCCATGGTTCTCGCCGACCTCGCCTGGGAGGACGGCTCACCCGTCGTCGCCGCGCCCCGCCAGATCCTCCGCCGCCAGCTGGAGCGGCTCGCCGCACACGGCCTGACCGCCCATGTCGGCACCGAGCTCGAATTCATCGTCTTCAAGGACACCTACGAGCAGGCCTGGGACCGCAACTACCGAGATCTCACCCCGGCCAACCAGTACAACATCGACTACTCCGTCCTCGGAACCGGCCGCATCGAGCCCCTGCTGCGCCGCATCCGCAACGAGATGGCCGCCGCCGGCCTCACCGTCGAGTCGGCCAAGGGCGAGTGCAACCCCGGCCAGCACGAGATCGTCTTCCGCTACGACGAGGCACTGGTCACCTGCGACCAGCACGCCGTCTACAAGACGGGCTCCAAGGAGATCGCCGCCCAGGAGGGCGTCGCGCTCACCTTCATGGCCAAGTTCAACGAGCGCGAGGGCAACTCCTGCCACATCCACCTCTCGCTCCGGGACGAAGGCGGACACAGCGTCATGGCGGGCGAGGACGGCACGATGTCCGCCGTGATGCGGCACTTCCTCGCCGGACAGCTCGCCGCCCTGCGCGACTTCTCCCTGCTCTACGCGCCGAACATCAACTCCTACAAACGCTTCCAGCCCGGCTCCTTCGCCCCGACGGCCGTCGCCTGGGGCCACGACAACCGCACCTGCGCCCTGCGCGTCGTCGGACACGGCCGCTCGATGCGCTTCGAGAACCGGCTCCCCGGCGGAGACGTCAACCCGTACCTCGCCGTCGCGGGCCTCGTCGCCGCGGGACTCCACGGCATCGAGCACGCACTCGAACTCCCCGAGGCGTGCGAGGGCAACGCCTACACCGCCGGATACGACCAGGTCCCCACCACGCTGCGCGAAGCGGCCGCCCTCTGGGAGGACAGCGACGTGGCCCGGGAGGCCTTCGGCGAGGAGATCGTCGCGCACTACCGCAACATGGCGCGTGTCGAACTCGAAGCCTTCGACGCCGCGGTGACCGACTGGGAGCTCCGCCGCTCCTTCGAACGCCTGTGA
- a CDS encoding aldehyde dehydrogenase family protein produces MITEHRVLNPATEELVATVPATTVAEVDTAVTRAAAAQQVWVALAPADRARLLRRFAVLVDEQGERLARLEVTEAGHTLGSARWEAGNVRDLLDYAAGGVERLTGRQIPVPGGIDVTFLEPLGVIGVIAPWNFPMPIAAWGVAPALAAGNAVLLKPAETTPLTALHLAGLAREAGLPEHLFQVLPGAGEVAGRALVEHPGVAKIVFTGSTRVGKQIMAACADRVKRLTLELGGKSPSIVFADADIEAAAAAAPMSFLDNAGQDCCARSRILVQRSVHERFLELLAPALASVVVGDPSDEKTQMGPLISRTQLERVRSYVPEDAAGIRGSAPEGPGFWFPPTVLTDVHADARVATEEVFGPVAVVLPFEDEADAIRLANATEYGLAGSIWTRDVGRALRVSRAVRAGNLSVNSHSAVRYWTPFGGYKQSGLGRELGPDALAAFTETKNVFIGTEA; encoded by the coding sequence GTGATCACCGAGCACCGAGTACTGAACCCGGCGACCGAAGAGCTCGTCGCCACCGTTCCCGCCACCACCGTCGCCGAGGTGGACACCGCCGTCACGCGGGCCGCGGCGGCGCAGCAGGTCTGGGTCGCACTCGCTCCCGCCGACCGTGCCCGGCTGCTGCGCCGCTTCGCCGTCCTCGTCGACGAACAGGGCGAACGGCTCGCGCGGCTGGAGGTCACCGAGGCGGGCCACACCCTGGGCAGCGCCCGCTGGGAGGCCGGTAACGTCCGCGATCTGCTGGACTACGCGGCCGGGGGAGTGGAGCGCCTCACCGGGCGTCAGATCCCCGTGCCCGGCGGCATCGACGTCACCTTCCTCGAACCCCTCGGCGTCATCGGGGTGATCGCCCCCTGGAACTTCCCCATGCCGATCGCCGCCTGGGGCGTCGCCCCGGCACTCGCCGCCGGTAACGCCGTACTCCTCAAACCGGCGGAGACGACCCCGCTCACCGCCCTGCACCTGGCCGGGCTCGCCCGGGAAGCGGGTCTGCCCGAGCACCTCTTCCAGGTGCTGCCCGGCGCGGGCGAGGTCGCGGGCAGGGCCCTGGTGGAACACCCCGGAGTGGCCAAGATCGTCTTCACGGGCTCCACCCGGGTCGGCAAACAGATCATGGCCGCGTGCGCCGACCGCGTGAAGCGGCTCACCCTCGAACTCGGCGGCAAGAGCCCCAGCATCGTCTTCGCGGACGCCGACATCGAGGCCGCCGCAGCCGCCGCACCCATGTCCTTCCTGGACAACGCGGGCCAGGACTGCTGCGCCCGCAGCCGCATCCTCGTCCAGCGCTCCGTCCACGAACGCTTCCTGGAACTCCTCGCCCCCGCCCTCGCCTCGGTGGTGGTGGGCGATCCCTCCGACGAGAAGACCCAGATGGGACCGCTGATCTCCCGCACCCAACTGGAGCGGGTCCGCTCCTACGTTCCCGAGGACGCGGCCGGCATCCGGGGCAGCGCCCCCGAAGGGCCCGGGTTCTGGTTCCCGCCGACCGTCCTCACCGACGTCCACGCGGACGCGCGCGTCGCCACCGAGGAGGTCTTCGGGCCGGTCGCCGTCGTGCTGCCCTTCGAGGACGAGGCGGACGCGATCCGGCTGGCGAACGCCACCGAGTACGGCCTGGCCGGCTCCATCTGGACCCGCGACGTGGGCCGCGCCCTGCGCGTCTCCCGGGCGGTGCGGGCCGGGAACCTCTCCGTCAACTCCCACTCCGCCGTTCGCTACTGGACACCGTTCGGCGGTTACAAGCAGTCCGGACTCGGCCGTGAACTCGGGCCCGACGCCCTCGCGGCATTCACCGAAACCAAGAACGTCTTCATCGGCACGGAGGCCTGA
- a CDS encoding 3-oxoacyl-ACP reductase: MTTDTGNICRRLTGRTAVITGAGSGIGLATARRLASEGANVVCGDIDETAGRAAAKEAGGTFVQVDVTDPEQVEALFKAAYDTYGSVDIAFNNAGISPPDDDSILTTGLEAWKRVQDVNLTSVYLCCKAALPYMRRQGRGSIINTASFVARMGAATSQISYTASKGGVLAMSRELGVQFAREGIRVNALCPGPVNTPLLQELFAKDPERAARRLVHIPVGRFAEATEIAAAVAFLASDDSSFVNATDFLVDGGISGAYVTPL, from the coding sequence ATGACCACCGACACCGGGAACATCTGCCGCCGCCTGACCGGCCGCACCGCCGTCATCACCGGAGCGGGCAGCGGAATCGGTCTCGCCACCGCCCGCAGGCTGGCATCCGAAGGCGCCAACGTCGTCTGCGGCGACATCGACGAAACCGCGGGCAGGGCGGCCGCCAAGGAGGCCGGAGGCACCTTCGTACAGGTCGACGTGACCGACCCCGAGCAGGTCGAGGCGCTGTTCAAGGCCGCGTACGACACCTACGGGTCCGTGGACATCGCCTTCAACAACGCCGGTATCTCGCCACCCGACGACGACTCCATCCTCACCACCGGGCTCGAGGCGTGGAAGCGCGTCCAGGACGTCAACCTCACCTCCGTCTACCTCTGCTGCAAGGCGGCCCTCCCCTACATGCGGCGCCAGGGGCGCGGCTCGATCATCAACACCGCCTCCTTCGTGGCCCGGATGGGAGCGGCGACCTCCCAGATCTCGTACACCGCGTCCAAGGGCGGAGTGCTCGCGATGTCCCGCGAACTCGGTGTGCAGTTCGCCCGGGAGGGGATCCGGGTCAACGCCCTGTGCCCGGGGCCGGTCAACACCCCGCTGCTCCAGGAGCTGTTCGCCAAGGACCCGGAGCGGGCCGCCCGCAGGCTGGTGCACATTCCCGTCGGCCGGTTCGCCGAGGCCACGGAGATCGCGGCAGCCGTCGCCTTCCTGGCCAGCGACGACTCCTCGTTCGTCAACGCCACCGACTTCCTCGTGGACGGCGGGATCTCGGGGGCGTACGTGACTCCCCTCTAG
- a CDS encoding DUF2510 domain-containing protein — MSNATPPGWYPDASTTGFERWWDGTAWTGHTRPSAVAQPVAFQQQFAPQAPALAPGGGRTTRVVAVALAVLVIAGAAVTGIVVLGEDDGTGTQAGPGPSSSAPATGATDTPSTDTPSADDAPADDPKLLVDQLNGITLPVPEGWEKPESTLDDATTMRTVESYTCPGDSGSYCYHGTVTVRTASGTDVTSAEAPAKQDIKTAADKAYGENFVGDPVHGGITAQKELASRSVTVAGRTGYLVRRQVTTGKGPGGFVQSLVFPSAVGSETPVIVRFAFDAGQGKLPVSLMDTITRGIRPLGDSATGGGVGSSVGP; from the coding sequence ATGAGCAACGCGACCCCTCCCGGCTGGTACCCGGACGCGAGTACCACCGGCTTCGAGCGCTGGTGGGACGGCACGGCCTGGACCGGGCACACCCGGCCGTCCGCCGTCGCGCAGCCCGTCGCGTTCCAGCAGCAGTTCGCACCGCAGGCTCCGGCCCTCGCCCCCGGCGGCGGCCGGACCACCCGGGTCGTCGCGGTCGCGCTGGCGGTCCTGGTGATCGCCGGCGCGGCCGTCACCGGAATCGTGGTGCTGGGCGAGGACGACGGGACCGGCACGCAGGCAGGCCCCGGGCCCAGCAGCTCCGCACCGGCGACCGGTGCCACCGACACCCCGAGCACGGACACCCCGTCGGCCGACGACGCCCCCGCGGACGACCCGAAGCTGCTCGTCGACCAGCTCAACGGGATCACCCTGCCGGTCCCCGAGGGCTGGGAGAAGCCGGAGAGCACGCTCGACGACGCGACCACGATGCGTACGGTCGAGTCCTACACCTGCCCCGGCGATTCCGGCAGTTACTGCTACCACGGCACGGTCACCGTCCGCACCGCGAGCGGCACCGACGTCACCTCCGCCGAGGCTCCGGCCAAACAGGACATCAAGACCGCCGCCGACAAGGCCTACGGCGAGAACTTCGTCGGGGACCCGGTCCACGGCGGCATCACGGCGCAGAAGGAACTGGCGTCCAGGTCCGTGACCGTGGCCGGGCGGACCGGATATCTGGTGCGCCGGCAGGTCACCACGGGCAAGGGCCCCGGCGGATTCGTGCAGTCGCTCGTCTTCCCCTCGGCGGTGGGCAGCGAGACGCCGGTCATCGTCCGCTTCGCGTTCGACGCCGGCCAGGGCAAGCTGCCGGTCTCCCTCATGGACACCATCACCCGGGGCATCCGCCCGCTCGGTGACAGCGCCACCGGCGGAGGCGTCGGCAGCTCGGTCGGACCCTGA
- a CDS encoding amino acid deaminase/aldolase: MTARAADRTRYNRATAHLDAPVAVVDLEAFDANADDLVRRAAGKPVRVASKSVRCRALLERVLARPGFAGIMSFTLAESLWLARAGFDDVLLAYPSADRSAYAELAADPKLSAAVTVMVDDHAQLELIDAARAGGTEEIRVCLELDTSLRMLGGRVRIGALRSPLRSPAQLAELARSVARRPGFRLVGLMAYEGHVAGVGDSVAGRPLRSRAVRLMQATARKELAARRAEVVRAVRAVTPDLEFVNGGGTGSVQHTAAESAVTEIAAGSGLYVPRLFDNYTSFTGRPAALFAQPVVRRPGVGVVTVLGGGYPASGAAGADRLPVPYLPEGLRYDPQEGPGEVQTPLLGSPADDLLIGDKVWFRHAKAGELCERFDELQLIEGDRITATVPTYRGEGRTFL; this comes from the coding sequence ATGACTGCCCGCGCCGCTGACCGGACCCGTTACAACCGGGCCACCGCCCATCTCGACGCCCCTGTGGCCGTGGTGGATCTGGAGGCTTTCGACGCCAACGCCGACGACCTCGTGCGCCGGGCGGCCGGGAAACCCGTCCGGGTGGCGAGCAAGTCGGTGCGCTGCCGCGCTCTGCTGGAGCGGGTACTCGCGCGTCCGGGGTTCGCCGGGATCATGTCGTTCACCCTCGCGGAGTCGCTGTGGCTGGCCCGGGCCGGTTTCGACGACGTACTGCTGGCCTATCCGTCGGCCGACCGGTCCGCGTACGCCGAGCTGGCGGCCGATCCCAAGCTGTCGGCGGCCGTGACCGTGATGGTGGACGACCACGCGCAGCTGGAGCTGATCGACGCGGCACGGGCCGGCGGCACCGAGGAGATCCGGGTCTGCCTGGAGCTGGACACCTCGCTGCGGATGCTCGGCGGCCGGGTCAGGATCGGCGCGCTGCGCTCCCCCCTGCGCTCGCCGGCCCAACTCGCCGAGCTGGCCCGCTCGGTGGCCCGTAGGCCGGGCTTCCGGCTGGTGGGGCTGATGGCGTACGAGGGCCATGTCGCGGGAGTCGGGGACTCGGTTGCCGGCCGGCCGCTGCGGTCGCGTGCGGTCCGCCTGATGCAGGCCACGGCCCGCAAGGAGCTGGCGGCGCGGCGGGCGGAGGTCGTGCGGGCCGTCCGGGCGGTGACGCCGGACCTGGAGTTCGTGAACGGGGGCGGCACCGGCAGTGTGCAGCACACCGCGGCGGAGTCGGCGGTGACCGAGATCGCGGCCGGTTCGGGGCTGTACGTACCGCGGCTGTTCGACAACTACACCTCGTTCACGGGCCGTCCGGCCGCCCTGTTCGCACAGCCCGTGGTACGGCGGCCGGGTGTGGGCGTGGTGACGGTGCTGGGTGGCGGCTATCCGGCGTCCGGGGCCGCGGGCGCGGACCGGCTGCCGGTCCCGTACCTGCCCGAGGGGCTTCGCTACGACCCGCAGGAGGGTCCGGGAGAGGTGCAGACGCCGTTGCTCGGCTCGCCCGCCGACGATCTGCTGATCGGGGACAAGGTGTGGTTCCGGCACGCCAAGGCCGGTGAGCTGTGCGAGCGCTTCGACGAACTGCAGCTGATCGAGGGCGACCGGATCACGGCGACCGTGCCGACGTACCGGGGCGAGGGCCGTACGTTCCTCTAG